A stretch of DNA from Bacillus sp. 2205SS5-2:
GATAAATTGTTTCTGCCTTTCTGTTGGGGGGCAAAAGCTGCATGCAAGATTACAAACACTGGTAACCTCAACGTAAAATTTCTTAAACTTTTTCAACCGCGCTTCCTCTCTTCTTTCGCTACTTAGAGCAGCATAAATCATTGTTCTTTTTCTATTAGAGCATACTACTTCAAAAAATCAAACACGAAACGGAGAAAGGGATGAAAAATTTTAGTGATCCCGATTCACCAAATAATTTACTAAATGCTTCAGAAAAGAAGGGGAATTTGGCAATTTTTTCAGTGCTTCGATGGCAAGACAGTACTGTTCCCACATCTCTTTTCTTGCTCCTTCTAGACTGAGAATGGACACAAAAGTTGAATGATTGTTTTCAACATCTTTACCAATCGCTTTACCAAAATGCTTCAGATTTCCTTCCACATCAAGCAAGTCATCTTTAATCTGAAATGCAAGCCCTGCATGATAGGCGAATTTTTTCAACGCATCAATTTCTTCTTCCTCTGCATGAGCTAAAATGGCCGGCATGATAAGCGACGCTTCAAATCCAAGACCGGTTTTATAAAAACCCATGGCTTTTAATTGTTCTAATGTCACTGCTTTCCCTCTAAAATCCAAATCCATTGCCTGTCCCTTACACATATCCTCAGTCACTTGAGTAGTATAGTGAATTAATTTGAGGACTGTTTTAGCATTGAACTCTTTCAATGAAGTTTGTTCTTCAATCGCTTTTTGTGTCAGAAAAAGACCGGTTAATTCGGCAACGGCAATTGAATGCACTGTATGGAGGGTCGGATGACCGCGGCGAATTGTTGCATTATCTTGAGATGGTAGATCATCAAAGATTAGAGAAGCCGTATGCATGTATTCCAGTGATTTTAATAAAGGAATAATTTCTGCAGGATTCAAACCATATTTGTGAACACTCATCATCCAGGTCACAATCGGTCGCAACCTTTTTCCACTTCCTTCTAGACTATAATTCGCCGCAGCAATGATGGACTGATTTACAGTAGAACTCATGTTGTTCGGGTGAATTTTTAAATTTTTGTTGATCTGTTCTCGAACGTCTTTGATCGTATGTAAAAAGTCATCCTGCTCTTTTCGCTCAATTTTCAAGGTCGTAATAATCTGATCCCGCAGAAATTTATCAAAGAAATCAACATCGTCAGCTTTTTGCACCATTTTTTGAATGAGTCGATTGAATCTTGGAATTCCGGAGGCAAATAGCTCCATTACCTCAAAGTACTTTTCAACTCCCATTCGTTCTTTATATCGTTTCAATCCGTTAATCGCTCGGTCGAGAATCACCTCTGATGTCTTCGGATCGGAATGATAAACATTTTGGATTAGATGAGAGATAACCGTCCAATATAATTCAAACGGATTGACTAGATCTTCCCGCTGAGTATGGTACTTCATATAATAAGTGTACGGTGTAACAGCCCCGTCCCTCTGATCATCAAACATATCCGCAAAATCATCTGCCAACTGATTATAGAGGCCATAAAAGAAGGTGCGATTGTAAAATTCCTCATCCTCTGATGCACTCATGACCGAACGAACAATCAAACGAGAAAAAGAAGATTTTAATATAACCGGAATGTAAAGCTCTTCATTTGTATAATGTGGATTCGCCAGATTCTTAACTCGGTCGACTTCTTGAGCATGAAAAAACACATAGGATTGCTCAAAAAAGATGTCTATCGTTTCTGGGCGCTGATGAGCTTTAATATAAAGGAACGCTTCTCGAAGTTCCAAATGAATGTAGCGAATCAGCTCCCCATTTTCACCTGTCCACTCCCCTAATTCTGGAACAGACCCTGTAATGAGAGTCGTTCGGATTAAATCAGAATATTCTTTTTCTTCTTCAATGGATAAAATTTTAGCATCCAAAAGGTCGTCAATGAATGGATAAGTTAACCCGTAGGAATAACCTAATCGTATCGCTTGATCTAGTCTTATTTTCCGTTCTTCCGACGATATTGCATCTTCCATATCTTCCATTTCATGCATAATCAATCCGGAAATGATTTTGATTTGCTTTCTCTGCGCTTGTTCAGCATCCATCCCGGCTGGAATGTGAGAAGAGACGGCCTTTAATTTATTGATTAACCAAATGAATGTGGTTTCAATCCCTTCTTTTTGCGCCATCCGGTATAAAACAGACATACTCAACGAATCTGCTTTGCCCGCATCATTCGTTTTAAGTTGACTTTTCAAACTATCTACTACTTGTCGAATTCTAGTTTGAGTAGTTGGAGAGTCTAACGATTGGCCAAGGTCACGCATAAAAATATAAGAAATGCTACGGTCTAAATAATCATCTAATTTCCCTGTATAATCCAGCCATCTAAGGTAATGATCATACCCTTTAGATTCAGAGGTTTTCTTTTTACGAGAAAAAAACGAAACGAGTGGATGATGAATATGATTGTGTTTCCACGAATCTATTTCTTTTGTTAAAGAGGAGACATAGGTCTTTTCCTTCACTTGGGTATATAGAGAGGAGAAATATATAGCCGCCTTTTGCTCCGCTAGCTCATAAACCGCATCAGTATTTTCA
This window harbors:
- a CDS encoding polyprenyl synthetase family protein, producing the protein MKKKWIENTDAVYELAEQKAAIYFSSLYTQVKEKTYVSSLTKEIDSWKHNHIHHPLVSFFSRKKKTSESKGYDHYLRWLDYTGKLDDYLDRSISYIFMRDLGQSLDSPTTQTRIRQVVDSLKSQLKTNDAGKADSLSMSVLYRMAQKEGIETTFIWLINKLKAVSSHIPAGMDAEQAQRKQIKIISGLIMHEMEDMEDAISSEERKIRLDQAIRLGYSYGLTYPFIDDLLDAKILSIEEEKEYSDLIRTTLITGSVPELGEWTGENGELIRYIHLELREAFLYIKAHQRPETIDIFFEQSYVFFHAQEVDRVKNLANPHYTNEELYIPVILKSSFSRLIVRSVMSASEDEEFYNRTFFYGLYNQLADDFADMFDDQRDGAVTPYTYYMKYHTQREDLVNPFELYWTVISHLIQNVYHSDPKTSEVILDRAINGLKRYKERMGVEKYFEVMELFASGIPRFNRLIQKMVQKADDVDFFDKFLRDQIITTLKIERKEQDDFLHTIKDVREQINKNLKIHPNNMSSTVNQSIIAAANYSLEGSGKRLRPIVTWMMSVHKYGLNPAEIIPLLKSLEYMHTASLIFDDLPSQDNATIRRGHPTLHTVHSIAVAELTGLFLTQKAIEEQTSLKEFNAKTVLKLIHYTTQVTEDMCKGQAMDLDFRGKAVTLEQLKAMGFYKTGLGFEASLIMPAILAHAEEEEIDALKKFAYHAGLAFQIKDDLLDVEGNLKHFGKAIGKDVENNHSTFVSILSLEGARKEMWEQYCLAIEALKKLPNSPSFLKHLVNYLVNRDH